A genome region from Scyliorhinus torazame isolate Kashiwa2021f chromosome 11, sScyTor2.1, whole genome shotgun sequence includes the following:
- the socs6a gene encoding suppressor of cytokine signaling 6, with the protein MKKISLKTIKKSFNLNKGKDESEFVVVQPPSLVNDFGKEDSLFSCYGKDLAGNDLNKADEDDKGSKNKAKGEGLMGTLKRRLSAKQKQKVKGNAPSVNLVEDDRFSSSSTPTSINDLKAQRPLRSTSLRGHHYSPTPWPLRSASSEETCIKMEVKVKALVHNNSPNQALNGVRKEFHDMQADHVFQEQSSTIKEIEPQNGHSHLNIDESCHVPVVIGLMPQNYIQYTMPLEEGMFPMDGSRTCCLDNPLPMDIASVPSHICSSSLQIDDSQMVPDLVVASDIFLDPPVNGLLIGTTGVMLQNSSSNHVDIPPLSPLLPPIPNQMQLTFPGFGGTSAHVAERVRHHLNFDPNSAPGVGRVYDSVQNNGPMVVTSLTEELKKLAKQGWYWGPITRWEAEEKLANVPDGSFLVRDSSDDRYLLSLSFRSQGKTLHTRIEHSNGRFSFYEQPDVEGHTSIVELIEHSIKDSENGAFCYSRSRLPGSATYPVRLTNPVSRFMQVRSLQYLCRFVIRQYTRIDLIQKLPLPNKMKDYLQEKHY; encoded by the coding sequence ATGAAGAAAATCAGTCTTAAAACAATCAAAAAATCGTTTAACTTGAACAAAGGCAAAGACGAAAGTGAATTTGTGGTTGTACAGCCGCCATCACTTGTCAACGATTTTGGGAAGGAGGACTCGCTCTTTAGTTGTTATGGGAAAGATTTGGCTGGCAATGATCTAAACAAAGCAGATGAGGATGACAAAGGGTCAAAAAATAAGGCAAAAGGTGAAGGCTTGATGGGCACGCTGAAAAGGAGGCTTTCTGCAAAGCAGAAACAAAAGGTTAAAGGGAATGCACCTTCTGTCAACTTAGTGGAAGATGATCGATTTTCCTCCTCTTCAACTCCAACGAGCATTAATGATTTAAAAGCTCAAAGACCCTTAAGATCTACATCACTTCGTGGCCACCATTACAGCCCTACGCCTTGGCCTTTGCGATCAGCTAGCTCAGAAGAAACCTGCATTAAGATGGAGGTTAAGGTCAAAGCATTAGTCCACAATAATAGCCCAAACCAGGCATTAAATGGTGTTCGTAAGGAGTTCCACGATATGCAAGCAGATCATGTGTTTCAGGAACAGAGCAGCACAATCAAAGAAATTGAGCCCCAgaatggccattcccatctgaataTTGATGAATCCTGTCATGTTCCTGTGGTTATTGGATTAATGCCTCAGAACTACATTCAGTACACAATGCCTTTAGAAGAGGGAATGTTTCCTATGGATGGGTCCCGTACCTGTTGTCTTGACAATCCATTGCCAATGGACATTGCATCGGTGCCATCCCATATATGTAGTAGTTCATTACAGATAGATGACAGCCAAATGGTCCCAGATTTAGTGGTTGCCTCTGATATATTCTTGGACCCACCTGTAAATGGTCTATTGATTGGTACCACAGGTGTCATGTTGCAGAACTCCAGTTCCAACCATGTTGACATCCCTCCACTATCTCCACTCCTACCTCCGATTCCAAATCAAATGCAATTGACGTTTCCTGGGTTTGGTGGCACATCGGCCCATGTAGCAGAAAGAGTTCGTCACCATTTGAACTTTGATCCAAATTCTGCTCCTGGAGTCGGGAGAGTTTACGACTCTGTACAAAATAATGGTCCCATGGTGGTCACAAGTCTCACCGAGGAGCTGAAAAAACTTGCAAAGCAAGGATGGTACTGGGGTCCCATAACACGGTGGGAGGCAGAAGAGAAGCTTGCCAATGTGCCTGATGGTTCTTTTCTTGTACGTGACAGTTCTGATGACCGTTACCTTTTAAGCCTGAGTTTCCGTTCACAAGGCAAGACTCTTCACACGAGAATAGAACACTCGAACGGAAGGTTTAGCTTTTATGAACAGCCTGATGTGGAGGGGCATACTTCAATTGTAGAACTGATTGAGCATTCAATTAAGGACTCTGAAAATGGTGCGTTTTGCTATTCTAGGTCTCGTCTACCTGGCTCTGCAACTTATCCTGTAAGATTAACAAACCCAGTCTCCCGGTTCATGCAAGTGCGGTCATTGCAATACCTGTGCCGTTTTGTTATTCGCCAGTACACTCGAATAGACTTAATTCAAAAACTGCCTCTGCCAAACAAAATGAAGGATTATTTGCAGGAGAAGCACTACTGA